Genomic window (Streptomyces sp. LX-29):
GTACTCCGGCCCCGCACGCACCGGCGAGTGAGCCGAAGGGCGCGCGGCTGCCGAAAGGGAGAGCGCGCGGAGCCTGTGAGGAACGAGCAGGCGAGCACGGTCGACTGTCGGCAGTCGCTTAAGGCGCCCGGAGGCGAACCGAGCCCCCAGAAAAGGGGGCGCACGGTCGACTGTCGGCAGTCGCTTAAGGCGCCCGGAGGCGAACCGAGCCCCCAGAAAGGGGGGCGCACGGTCGACGTCGGCAGCCGCTGAGAGCGCCCGGAGGCGAACCGAGCCCTCAGAAAAAAGGGCGCTCAGCGGAACGGGCGGTGCACGTTGTCCTTTCGGGACGGGCCGGGGGTGGCGTCGGCGATCCAGGGGCCGTCGTCGCTGGGATCGAGGACGCCCTCCTCCAGCCACCCGTAGGAGCCGGACATCACACCGGCGACGATCGAGCGATCGAGGTCGTCGGTGTTGGTCCACAGTCGCGCGAACAGCTCGTCCGCGCGGATCCGGGCCTGTCGGCAGAAGACGTCCGCGAGCTGGTACGCCTCCGTGCCGTGGTCGCCCTCGCCGCGCAGCTTCTCGGCCCGTACGCAGGCGGCGCTCATCGCGAACAGTTCGGCGCCGATGTCCACGATGCGGCCGAGGAAGCCCTGTTTGGTCTCCATCCGGCCCTGCCAGCGCGACATGGCGTAGAAGGTGGAGCGGGCGAGCTTGCGGGCGGAGCGCTCGACGTAGCGCAGATGGCCGGAGAGGTCGCGGTGGCCGGCCGGGTTGAACTCGGCGTACGCGCGGGGCAGCTGGCCGGGGCCGGTGACCAGGCCCGGCAGCCAGCGTGCGTAGAAGCCGCCGGCCTTGGCGGCCGCTCGGCGCTTCTCCGCGAACGACTTGTCGGGGTCGATCAGATCGCCGGCGACGGACAGATGGGCGTCGACGGCCTCCCGGGCGATCAGCAGGTGCATGATCTCGGTGGAACCCTCGAAGATCCGGTTGATGCGCATGTCGCGCAGCATCTGCTCGGCCGGGACGGCTCGCTCGCCTCGGGCGGCCAGCGAGGCGGCGGTCTCGAAGCCGCGCCCACCGCGGATCTGCACCAGCTCGTCCGCCATCCGCCAGGCCTGCTCGCTGCCGTACAGCTTGGCCAGCGCGGCCTCGATGCGGATGTCGTTGCGGTCCTCGTCGGCCATCTGGGAGGCGAGGTCGAGGACGGCCTCCAGCGCGAAGGTGGTCGCCGCGATGAAGGAGATCTTGGCGCCGACGGCCTCGTGTCGGGCGATCGGCTTGCCCCACTGCTCACGGGCGGCCGACCACTCGCGGGCGATCTTCAGGCACCACTTGCCGGCGCCCGCGCACATGGCGGGCAGGGAGAGCCGGCCGGTGTTGAGGGTGGTCAGCGCGATCTTCAGGCCGGCGCCCTCGGGCCCGATGCGGTTGGCCGCGGGGACCTTGACCCGGTGGAACCGGGTGACGCCGTTCTCGAGGCCGCGCAGCCCCATGAAGGCGTTGCGGTTCTCCACCGTGACGCCTTCGGAGTCCGCCTCGACGACGAAGGCGGTGATGCCGCCCCGGTGGCCCTCGGAGCTGGGCACCCGCGCCATGACCACCAGCAGGTCGGCGACCACGCCGTTGGTCGTCCACAGCTTCACGCCGTCCAGGACGTAGCCGTCGTCGCCGTCGGGGACGGCCACCGTGGCCAGCCGGGCCGGGTCCGAGCCGACGTCCGGCTCGGTCAGCAGGAAGGCCGAGATGTCGGTGCGAGCGCAGCGCGGGAGGTAGGTCTCCTTCTGCTCCTGTGTGCCGAACTGCTTGAGCGGCTGCGGTACGCCGATCGACTGGTGCGCGGAGAGCAGCGCGCCGATGGCGGGGCTGACGGAGCCGACCAGGGCGAGCGCCTTGTTGTAGTACACCTGGGTGAGCCCCAGGCCACCGTACTTGGTGTCGATCTTCATCCCGAGGGCGCCGAGCTCCTTGAGCCCCTCGATGGTCTCGTCCGGGATCCGCGCCTCGTGCTCGATCCGCACCGGGTCGATCCGGGTCTCGCAGAAGTCCCGCAGCTTGGCGAGGAACTCCTCGCCGCGCCGGACGTCGTCGGGGGCGGGGCTCGGGTGCGGGTGGATCAGGTCGAGCCGGAAGCGGCCGAGGAACAGCTCCTTGGCGAAGCTCGGCTTCCGCCACGCCTGCTCCCGGGCGGCCTCGGCGACCTGGCGCGCCTCACGCTCGGAGACGCTGCGTACGGGAGGTACGGGGGTGTCTTCGGGGATCGTACGAGCGGTCATGAGGCTCACCTCGCCGCGGAGTCGGGGTAGTTGGGCCGGTCATCTACCGACCGGTGCTACTGCTGCGTATGTACCCGATACGGGAATTGTGTACCAGCCCTCGCGGCGCCGCGCTGCGGGACGGGGCCGCCCTCGGACACTCACCGGGGGCTCTCGGGCCCCTCGGTTGTCCGGAACGCTACGGCCGTTTCGACCAGAAGTCCGATTCGCCCACCCAGGCGGCCGACTGCTGCCACACTCGCCCGGGGACGACACTCCGTGCCGTGCAGGGGGGTGCTGCGCATGGCGAGACACTGGCCTGGTTTCAAGGCGTCCGGTCGCCACGGACGCCGACGGAAGGCGGAGCGCGGACGGCTGGATGCCGCCGTACGGCACTCCGAGCCACCCGGCCGCGGGGACCCGGGCGCCCGGGGACCGGAACCGTTCGCGCCGCTGGGCGACGGCGGTGGTGAGGGCGGGGCGACGGGCGCCGGGGCGGGCTGGTCAGCGAGCCCGTCAGCGCTGGGCACGGGGTGCGACGCGGGCTCGGATGCGGGGTGCGACACGCTGGGCGCCGGGGGTCTCGGGGGCGCGGAGCAGGGTCCCGCGTGCCTTTTCTCCGCGGCTGGGCCGTTCGAGCGGGATTCCCCGACTGGGCCGTTCGAGCGGGTCTCCCCGGCTGGGCCGTTCGAGCGAGCGGCCCCTCACGTCGAGCCCGGGTACCCGCTTCAGCCCCCTGCCCCGCCCCCCGTCACCGAGCCCGTGGCCCACTCGGGCGGGCCCGCTGAGCCGTTCGTGTGGACCGAGCCTCGCGGGGACGGCGGGTACGGCCCCTCCGGCGGGCGGGAACAGTCCGGGGAGGGCGTCGCCGAGCGGAGCGTCGCCAGGCCGCCGCGCGGCGCGGGGGCGGAACCGGTACCGGCCGGCGTCCAGCTCGCCCAGGCTGTGGCGGGCGGCGGGGCGGAGTTCGTCACCGTGAGCGATGGGGTCGGGTCCCGGGCCGGGCCCGGTTCCGGATCGGTGTCCGAGTCGGCGTCGGTGTCGGGCTCGGAGTCAGGGTCGGCCGTCGTGGCGGCGATCGATCCGGCCCTGGCCGTCGGTGGGGTCGATCCCGCCGATCCGCTGGGCTCGGCCGATCGGCTGCGGGCGGCGTACGCGCGGTCCGGGGATCCGCGGTTGCTGTCTCTGGCGGTCCGTATGGGGCGGCTGGCGGTGGGGCTGTACGGACAGCGGGCGCAGAACACGGCGCCATGGCCTTTGCACCGTCGCGAGGGCGAGAGCGCGATGGCGGACCATCCCTTGCGCGTCCTGAGTCTGACCCTGTTGGGGACGCTGCTGCGGTTGAGCTATCGGGGCGACGGGGCCCCGGAGACGCTCGCGGAGGCGGTGGACGCCGGGCGGGCGGCGGTCGCCGCGACCACCCCGGAGGACACCGGCTACAGCCGGCATCTGGGCGGCCTGGCGGACTCCCTCCAGGAGGTGTTCGAGCGCACCGGCGACATGGCGGCGGTGGACGAGGCCATCGCGCTGTACCGACGCTGCCTGGCGGTGTGCCCGTCCAGGACGCCGGGCTACGCCCGACTGCAGTCCGAGCTGGCCCGCGCGCTGCTGCGCCGGACCCGCCGGGAGCCGGACCCGACGCTGCTGGACGAGGCGGTGCTGTTGTGTCGTTCGGCCGTGCGCGGCACGCCGGCCGGGCGGCCGCAGCACCCGCTGCGCCTGGCCGACCTGGGCTCGGCGCTGCTGCGGTACGCCACGGCGACCTCGCACCGTGCCGCGCTCGAGGAGGCCGTCGCGGTCCACCAGCGGGCGCTGGCCGCGCTGCCGGCCGGCCATCCGGCGGGCGAGCGGATCCGGGCGGAGCTGGGTCGGTGCGCGCGGGTGCGCCAAGCGATCGAGGCAGGGCGAGGCCGCGCGGTGCCTCCGGGGGCTGGCGCGCCGGGTGCCCCGCGGCCCGGGCCGGCGGTGGCGTGGGCCGGCGAACTGGCGCGGGCCGCGTCGCACCTGGCGGCGTACGAGCGGTCCCGGAGCCTGCCCGACCTGGAACGGGCCATCGGCGGGTTCGAGTCCGTGCTGCGCTCCCCCGCGGAGAGCCCGATCCGCGGGGCGGCGGCCGACGGCCTGGGTACGGCCCTCTGGTCGCGGTACACCCGAGGCGGCGACCAACGCGATCTGGATCAGGCGATCGCCCTGTTCCGGGAGGCGCTGGCGATGCTGCCGCCGGAGACCGCGGAGGCGCACGGCGCGAACGCGAACCTGTCCGGGGCACTCTGGGTCCGCTGGCTGCGCACCCGCGACGGCGAGGACCTCACCGGCTCCGTGGGCCTCGCCCGCGCCGTGCTCCTCGGCACCGCGGTGGACGATCCGCGCCGCTCCGGCCGGCTGCTGTGCCTCGGCACCGGCCTGCGCGCCGTCCACCAGCACTTCGGCGACCCGGCCGCGCTCGTCGACGCCGTGCGCACCCTCCGCCAGGCCGTCGCCGCGGCCCCGGACGACGGCGACGCCCGGGCCCGCTCCCGCGCCGAACTGGCCGAGGCGCTCCGGCTGTGGGCGCGGACGGCGGCGGTCCCCGGCCGGCACGGCCACGAGCACGGCCCCCACGCCGCGACGCCCCACGGTGGAGCCCCCGCCGCGGACTGGCCGGGCGGCACGGGGAGTGTCGGTGGCGTCCGGGGCGGGAGCGGCGTCGGGGGCGGTGGGGCGCGCCCGACGGGCGACCGCGGGCCGACCGGGGTCCCCGGAACCGGCCCGCCGGGGGCGTCCGCCCCAGCCTGGGGCGGACGACGCCCGACCGGAGGAGGACCGCAGGGCGCGGCCGGGTGGCGACCGGCCGGCTCGGGCGGGGGCTGGCCGGAGCACCCGGCCGGGGACGGATCGGACCACCCCTCCGGGCGCGGACCGGACCACCCGGCCGGGCCGGCCGGATCAGACGAGGCGGCCGGGGGCGGGTCGGACGACACGGCCGGGGGCGGATCGCGGGTCGCGGCCGCGCTGGCGGAGGCGGTGGACCTGGGCCGAGCCGCGCTGGCGCTGACGCCGCCGGACCAGACGGTGTACCCGTATCTGGAGGCCGGCCTGAGCCGCAGCCTGTCGCAGCGGTACCGCGCCGGCGGTGACCCGTACGACCTGGCGGAGGCGGCCGCGGCCGCGCGGCGCGCGGTGGAGGCCACGGCGCCGGGTCACCCGCACCGGCCGGAGCGGCTCACCGCGTTCATCGGGGTCCTGCGGCTGGTGTACGAGGCGCGGCGGGACGGCCAGGCGCTCGGGGCGCTGCTGCGGGTGGCCGAGGAGGCCGCGCGCACGGTGCCCGTCGGGCATGCGCTGCGCGCCGCGGCGGTGTGCGCGTACGCCGACGCGCTGGCGGTCAAGGGCGCCGTCGAGCACGACCTGGACGCGACCCTCGGCGCGGAGTCCGGCTACCGGGAGGTCGCCGAGGACGCCCTGGCCGCGATCGGCGAACGGGTGGCGGCCGCGCGGAGCTGGGCCGAGTGCGCGTACGCCGTCGGGGGCGCGGAGCGCGCGATGCGCGCGTACGAACTGGCCGTGGAGTTGCTGCCGCGCATGGCCGCGCGCCGCGCGGAGCCGGAGCGTGCCTTGGCGAGGCCGTCGCCCCGGGTAGACCGGCCGAACCCGGCGCGCCCGGCGGAGCCGATGAACCGGGCGGACCCGATGAAGCGAGTGGCCCCGACGAACCGGGCGGGCCCGGCCGGGCTCGCCTCGCGGGCCGCCGCCTGCGCCATCGAGCTGGGCGACCCGTGGCGCGCCGTACAACTGCTGGAGCTGGGCCGCGGGGTGACGCTGGCCCACGCGCTGGACGCGCCCACCCCACTCGCCGACCTGTGGGAGAGCCACCCCGGGCTCGCCCATCGACTGCTGCGGCTACGGGAGGCGTTGGACCGGCCGGCGGAGCCGGACGGCCCTGGCCTCGCGGGCTGTGCCGGGGGGCTGGAGAACGGTGGCCCGGGGGCGGCGGCGCGACTGGAGGATCGACACGCGCTGGTCGAGGAGTGGGCGCGGCTGACGGACCGCATCCGTCGGACACCGGGCTTCGCGGGATTCCAACGCCCGCCCGATATAGTCGAGTTGCGGGCGACGGCGGAGCGCCTGGGCGGCCCGGCGGTGATCGTGAACGTCAGCGAGACGCGCTGCGACGCCCTGCTGCTGGACGGCGGCGAACCGCGGATCGTGCCGCTGCCCGGGCTGCTCCTGTCCGAACTGCTCGATCGGTCCGCGGACTTCGCGGCCGCCGTGCGCGCCGAGGCCGAGGAGGAGGTCTTCGGGGTTCTGGAGTGGCTGTGGGAGGCGGTGGCCGAGCCGGTGCTGACCGCCCTCGGGCTCACCGGTCGACAGCAGCGCAGGCCGTCGCGCCGGGAGCGGGGCGTGGAGCGTCCCCTGCCGCGGCTGTGGTGGATCCCGACCGGCCCGCTGACCGCGCTGCCGCTGCACGCGGCCGGGCGTCGCGCCGCCCCCGGCGTCCGCGCCGACGGTGTGCTGGACCGCGCGGTCTCCTCGTACGCGCCCACGCTGGGCGCCCTCGCCCACACCCCCGCCGCGGCGCCGCGACCGGCTTCCGGCGGTGGCGAGGTGGAGCCGCTGGTCATCGCCGTGCCGGGCGGGACGAGCGGAAGAGGCGAAGTCGGCCGGATGGGCGAGGCGTACGGGATGACCGCGCCGGAGAGGTCGGCTGGCTCGGTACGGTCGGCCGTCTCCGGCGGCACGGGTGTGGCCGGGGTGCCGAGCGTCTCGGGGGTGACCGGGGGCACGATGTCGGACCCCTCGCGCCGGCCGGGCCTCCCCCGGGTGCGGCGGGAGGCCGCCGCGCTCACCGGGCGACTCCCCGGCACCCGGGTGCTGACCGGCGAGCGAGCGCGGCGCGAGGTCGTCCTGGAGACCCTGTACCGGCACCGCTGGGTGCACTTCGCCTGCCGCGCGGTCAGCGATCCGGACGATCCGTCGGCCGGCCGGGTGCTGCTCTACGGAGAGGAGGCGAGCGGTGGCCACCACCCGCGGCCGCTGGCCGTCGCCGACATCGCCCGGCTGCGGCTGGGCGACGAGGCGGAGCTGGCCTTCGTGTCGGCCTGCGAGACCGCGCGGACGGGCGAGGCACCGGGCGCGGAGCCGCTGCATCTGACCGGGGCGTTGCGGCTGGCCGGATACGCGCACGTGGTCGGCACCCTGTGGGTGGCGGACGACGCGGTCGCCGCGGGCCTGGCCGACGACTTCTACGCGGCGCTCGGCGAACCGGCGTCGGCGCAGAACGCGGCGCGCGCCCTGCACCGGGCGGTGCGGGGCGCGCGTGAGGCCCATCCGACGGCGCCCACGCGATGGGCGGCGCACATCCACGTGGGCGCCTGACGGACGACGGACGAGCGAACCCCGGCCGTACGACGCCGAAGCGGCGCCGTACGACCGGGGTTCGGTCCTGAAATCGGACCTGGGGGTCGGACTCGGGGGTCGGACCCGGGGGTCGGACTACAGCTCGATGCCGGTGACGACCATGACCCGCTCGTAGGTGTAGTCGTCCATGGCGTAGCGCACGCCCTCGCGGCCCACACCGGACTGCTTGGCGCCGCCGTACGGCATCTGGTCGGCGCGGTAGGACGGGACATCACCGATGATCACGCCGCCGACCTCCAGCGCGCGGTGGGCGCGGAAGGCGGTCTGCAGGTCACGGGTGAAGACGCCGGCCTGGAGGCCGTACTTGGAGTCGTTGACGGCGTCGAAGGCCGCGGCCTCCCCGTCCACCTTGGTAACGGTCAGCACCGGGCCGAAGACCTCCTCGCGGGCGATGGTCACCTCGCCCGGCACCTCGGCCAGCACGGTCGGCGCGTAGGCGGCGCCGTCCCGCTTGCCGCCGGTGAGCACCTTGGCGCCCGCGTCCACGGCCTCGTCGACCCAGGACTCGACGCGCTTGGCGGCGTCCTCGCTGACCAGCGGGCCGACATCGGTGGTGTCGTCCGACGGGTCGCCGGTCACCTGCGCCTCGACGGCCGCGACGATCTTCGGGACGAGCCGGTCGTAGACCGAGGCGTCGGCGATGACCCGCTGCACCGAGATGCAGGACTGGCCGCCCTGGTAGTTGGAGAAGGTGGCGATGCGGCCGGCCGCCCAGTCGAGGTCCGCCTCGGAGGAGAAGTCGGGCAGCACGACGGCGGCGCCGTTGCCGCCCAGCTCCAGGGTGCAGTGCTTGCGCGGCACCGAGTTCATGATCGCGTAGCCGACGGTGTCGGAACCAGTGAAGGAGATCACCGGCAGCCGCTCGTCCTGCACCAGCGCCGGCATCCGGTCGTTCGGCACCGGCAGCACGGACCAGGAGCCGGCCGGCAGCTCGGTCTCGGCCAGCAGCTCGCCGAGGATCAGCGCGGACAGCGGGGTGGCCGGCGCCGGCTTGAGGATGATCGGGGCGCCGACGGCGATCGCCGGGGCGACCTTGTGGGCGCACAGGTTCAGCGGGAAGTTGAACGGCGCGATGCCCAGCACGACGCCGCGCGGGAAGCGGCGGGTCAGCGCGAGCCGGCCGACGCCGCCCGCGTCGGTGTCCAGGCGCTGCGCCTCGCCGCCGTTGTAGCGGCGGGCCTCCTCGGCCGCGAAGCGGAACACGGAGACGGCACGGCCGACCTCGCCGCGCGCCCACTTCATGGGCTTGCCGTTCTCGGCGGAGATCAGCAGCGCGATCTCCTCGGTGCGCTCGGCCAGTCGCTTGGACACGTGGTCGAGCGCGGCCGCCCGTACGTGCGCGGGCGTCGCGGCGAACTCGTCCCGCGCGGCGAAGGCCGCGGCCACGGCCTCCTCGACCTGGGCCTCCGTGGGGACGCTCACCGCGCCGACGAGACGACCGTCCCAGGGGGACGTGACGTCGAAGGTGTCCTCGCCGGTCGCCTTACGGCCGGCGAGCCAGAACGCGTGGGTGGTAGTCACAGCGGATCCCGGCCCTTCCGAAGTGGTGGGTTGGTGCGGTTGGCTCTCACCCTCCACCGTAGGGGCGCCGCGCCCGAACGGCGTTTGTCCGGCAAGGAGCAGTCGACCGCGCCGGCACACCGCTATGGCGTGCGCCCGCCACGCGACGCGGCGCGGGACGCCGCGAGGGACGGGGGTTGGTGGCCGCCGTGGGGGACGGGGGCGGGGTGCGGCGCGGGATGGGGGCGACGGTGCGGGGTGGGGGCGGCGGTGTGGGTGGGGCGGGGCCCGGACGCAGCGCGGCGTGAGGGGTGAGGTCTGGCCCGGGAGGACCGGTCACGTCCAAGGGCCCCGGCACGCTCACGGGCGAAGCCTCGGGCCCGGCCAGGTCCGGCCTCCGGAGCCGACCACGTCCGGGCTCCGGGCACGAGCAAATCCGCCTCCAGCCCCGATCAGGTCCGGGCCTCTGGGCCGGTCAGGTCTGAGAAGACGGTGCGGTCGCCTTGAGGGCGAGCCAGAGTTCCATACGGACGTCGGGGTCGTCGAGCGAGCGGCCGAGGATCTCCTCGACGCGGCGCATGCGGTAGCGGAGCGTGTGCCGGTGCACGCCGAGGTCGGCCGCGGCCGCGTCCCACTGGCCGTGCCGGGACAGCCAGGCGCGCAGCGAGGCGACGAGGTCGCCGCGACCGGTGGCGTCATGGTCGCGCAGGGCGCGGAGCATGCCGTCGGCGAAGGCGCGCACCGCGTCGTCGGCGAGCAGGGGCAGCACGGAACCGGCGGCGACCTCCTCGTGTTCCACGAGCACCCGGCCGCGCCGGCGGGCCACGGACAGCGCCTGCTCGGCCTGGCGGTAGGCACCGACAGCGGCGATCGGGCCGGCGGGCGCCGAGAGGCCGATCACCAGGTCGTCGTCCGGCGCCGGGGGCGCGGCCGCACGGTCGCGCGGGCGGGTGGCGGAGCCGCGGCGCTCCTCTACCGCGGCGGCGTGTTCCGCGCAGGCGGCGACGGCCGCGCCGCCGTCGGAGGCGAGGACGATGAGCCGTTCGCCGTCCGGGACCACCAGGACCGCCTCGCCGGTGCGGGCCGCCGCGGTCTCCACCGTGTCGGCGAGCGCGCCCAGCGGGTCCGGGGCGAGCTCGCCGCTCGGCGCACCCGGGCCGTTCGCCGCCGCGGCGGCCGGCGTCGCCGCCCCGCTGGCGGCCGGGGCGGCCGCCAGCGCCGCTTTCCCCACTTTCACCGCGTTCCCGGGTTTCGCCGCTTTCACCGGCTTCGCGGTGCCACCGATGCCCTCGATCGGGAGGTCCTCAGCCGCGTATGCGCCGGGCTGTGTCCCGGCGACGCTCGGCGCGGCCTCCGCGACCAGCATCCGGAACGGCGCGTCGAGGAGCCCGCCGTACAGCCGCCCGGCCACGGCGTGGGCGTGGTCGGGCTCGCCCGCGAGCAGCATCCGCAGCACCGCCGCGCCCAGGCGGCCCTCCGCCTCCTGGAGGGAGCGGGAGCGTTCCGTGGTCAGGGTCAGCAGGGCCACGGCGGAGTGCACGGCATAGCGCTCGGCGGTGCCGAGGGGAGCGCCGGTCCCCACCGCGAGCACGCCGCGTGCCCGGCGGCCGGTGCCGAGGGACTGCAGCTCGACCCGGTCGGCGGCGTCCTCGGCCTCCTCGCCGCCGGTGCCGCCCACGACGGCGCTGGCGGGGGCGGGGCGGGCCCGCAGTCGCTCCACGTCGGCGGAGAGCCGGGCAGCTCGGCGGGCTGCCCAGTCGGGGGCGGCGGCGACCACGGCGCCGGAGGCGTCGTACAGGGCGGCCCACCCGTCGAGGTGTGCGGCGAGCCGGGCCAGCAGCGCGGCCGGCCCCTCCATGCCCATGGCGGCGCGGGTCAGCTCGCGCTGCGCCTCGAAGCCGGCGGTCACCGCCCGGTACTGGTCCGCCGCTATCGCCGCCGAGACGGCCTTGCTGATGGCTATGAAGGGGGTGCGGCGGGGCACCTCGAGCAGCGGGAAGCCCTCGTCGCGGGCCGCGGCGACCAGCGCCTCCGGGACCGTGTCGTAGTTGACGCCGA
Coding sequences:
- a CDS encoding acyl-CoA dehydrogenase family protein — encoded protein: MTARTIPEDTPVPPVRSVSEREARQVAEAAREQAWRKPSFAKELFLGRFRLDLIHPHPSPAPDDVRRGEEFLAKLRDFCETRIDPVRIEHEARIPDETIEGLKELGALGMKIDTKYGGLGLTQVYYNKALALVGSVSPAIGALLSAHQSIGVPQPLKQFGTQEQKETYLPRCARTDISAFLLTEPDVGSDPARLATVAVPDGDDGYVLDGVKLWTTNGVVADLLVVMARVPSSEGHRGGITAFVVEADSEGVTVENRNAFMGLRGLENGVTRFHRVKVPAANRIGPEGAGLKIALTTLNTGRLSLPAMCAGAGKWCLKIAREWSAAREQWGKPIARHEAVGAKISFIAATTFALEAVLDLASQMADEDRNDIRIEAALAKLYGSEQAWRMADELVQIRGGRGFETAASLAARGERAVPAEQMLRDMRINRIFEGSTEIMHLLIAREAVDAHLSVAGDLIDPDKSFAEKRRAAAKAGGFYARWLPGLVTGPGQLPRAYAEFNPAGHRDLSGHLRYVERSARKLARSTFYAMSRWQGRMETKQGFLGRIVDIGAELFAMSAACVRAEKLRGEGDHGTEAYQLADVFCRQARIRADELFARLWTNTDDLDRSIVAGVMSGSYGWLEEGVLDPSDDGPWIADATPGPSRKDNVHRPFR
- a CDS encoding aldehyde dehydrogenase family protein, with amino-acid sequence MTTTHAFWLAGRKATGEDTFDVTSPWDGRLVGAVSVPTEAQVEEAVAAAFAARDEFAATPAHVRAAALDHVSKRLAERTEEIALLISAENGKPMKWARGEVGRAVSVFRFAAEEARRYNGGEAQRLDTDAGGVGRLALTRRFPRGVVLGIAPFNFPLNLCAHKVAPAIAVGAPIILKPAPATPLSALILGELLAETELPAGSWSVLPVPNDRMPALVQDERLPVISFTGSDTVGYAIMNSVPRKHCTLELGGNGAAVVLPDFSSEADLDWAAGRIATFSNYQGGQSCISVQRVIADASVYDRLVPKIVAAVEAQVTGDPSDDTTDVGPLVSEDAAKRVESWVDEAVDAGAKVLTGGKRDGAAYAPTVLAEVPGEVTIAREEVFGPVLTVTKVDGEAAAFDAVNDSKYGLQAGVFTRDLQTAFRAHRALEVGGVIIGDVPSYRADQMPYGGAKQSGVGREGVRYAMDDYTYERVMVVTGIEL
- a CDS encoding CHAT domain-containing protein; amino-acid sequence: MWTEPRGDGGYGPSGGREQSGEGVAERSVARPPRGAGAEPVPAGVQLAQAVAGGGAEFVTVSDGVGSRAGPGSGSVSESASVSGSESGSAVVAAIDPALAVGGVDPADPLGSADRLRAAYARSGDPRLLSLAVRMGRLAVGLYGQRAQNTAPWPLHRREGESAMADHPLRVLSLTLLGTLLRLSYRGDGAPETLAEAVDAGRAAVAATTPEDTGYSRHLGGLADSLQEVFERTGDMAAVDEAIALYRRCLAVCPSRTPGYARLQSELARALLRRTRREPDPTLLDEAVLLCRSAVRGTPAGRPQHPLRLADLGSALLRYATATSHRAALEEAVAVHQRALAALPAGHPAGERIRAELGRCARVRQAIEAGRGRAVPPGAGAPGAPRPGPAVAWAGELARAASHLAAYERSRSLPDLERAIGGFESVLRSPAESPIRGAAADGLGTALWSRYTRGGDQRDLDQAIALFREALAMLPPETAEAHGANANLSGALWVRWLRTRDGEDLTGSVGLARAVLLGTAVDDPRRSGRLLCLGTGLRAVHQHFGDPAALVDAVRTLRQAVAAAPDDGDARARSRAELAEALRLWARTAAVPGRHGHEHGPHAATPHGGAPAADWPGGTGSVGGVRGGSGVGGGGARPTGDRGPTGVPGTGPPGASAPAWGGRRPTGGGPQGAAGWRPAGSGGGWPEHPAGDGSDHPSGRGPDHPAGPAGSDEAAGGGSDDTAGGGSRVAAALAEAVDLGRAALALTPPDQTVYPYLEAGLSRSLSQRYRAGGDPYDLAEAAAAARRAVEATAPGHPHRPERLTAFIGVLRLVYEARRDGQALGALLRVAEEAARTVPVGHALRAAAVCAYADALAVKGAVEHDLDATLGAESGYREVAEDALAAIGERVAAARSWAECAYAVGGAERAMRAYELAVELLPRMAARRAEPERALARPSPRVDRPNPARPAEPMNRADPMKRVAPTNRAGPAGLASRAAACAIELGDPWRAVQLLELGRGVTLAHALDAPTPLADLWESHPGLAHRLLRLREALDRPAEPDGPGLAGCAGGLENGGPGAAARLEDRHALVEEWARLTDRIRRTPGFAGFQRPPDIVELRATAERLGGPAVIVNVSETRCDALLLDGGEPRIVPLPGLLLSELLDRSADFAAAVRAEAEEEVFGVLEWLWEAVAEPVLTALGLTGRQQRRPSRRERGVERPLPRLWWIPTGPLTALPLHAAGRRAAPGVRADGVLDRAVSSYAPTLGALAHTPAAAPRPASGGGEVEPLVIAVPGGTSGRGEVGRMGEAYGMTAPERSAGSVRSAVSGGTGVAGVPSVSGVTGGTMSDPSRRPGLPRVRREAAALTGRLPGTRVLTGERARREVVLETLYRHRWVHFACRAVSDPDDPSAGRVLLYGEEASGGHHPRPLAVADIARLRLGDEAELAFVSACETARTGEAPGAEPLHLTGALRLAGYAHVVGTLWVADDAVAAGLADDFYAALGEPASAQNAARALHRAVRGAREAHPTAPTRWAAHIHVGA
- a CDS encoding PucR family transcriptional regulator, encoding MPPTLASLVHHSALKLTVLAGGERLETPVRWAHVSELADPTPYLDGGELLLITAMKLDAEDPEAMRRYVVRLAGAGVVGLGFAVGVNYDTVPEALVAAARDEGFPLLEVPRRTPFIAISKAVSAAIAADQYRAVTAGFEAQRELTRAAMGMEGPAALLARLAAHLDGWAALYDASGAVVAAAPDWAARRAARLSADVERLRARPAPASAVVGGTGGEEAEDAADRVELQSLGTGRRARGVLAVGTGAPLGTAERYAVHSAVALLTLTTERSRSLQEAEGRLGAAVLRMLLAGEPDHAHAVAGRLYGGLLDAPFRMLVAEAAPSVAGTQPGAYAAEDLPIEGIGGTAKPVKAAKPGNAVKVGKAALAAAPAASGAATPAAAAANGPGAPSGELAPDPLGALADTVETAAARTGEAVLVVPDGERLIVLASDGGAAVAACAEHAAAVEERRGSATRPRDRAAAPPAPDDDLVIGLSAPAGPIAAVGAYRQAEQALSVARRRGRVLVEHEEVAAGSVLPLLADDAVRAFADGMLRALRDHDATGRGDLVASLRAWLSRHGQWDAAAADLGVHRHTLRYRMRRVEEILGRSLDDPDVRMELWLALKATAPSSQT